One genomic region from Camelus bactrianus isolate YW-2024 breed Bactrian camel chromosome 3, ASM4877302v1, whole genome shotgun sequence encodes:
- the ARAP3 gene encoding arf-GAP with Rho-GAP domain, ANK repeat and PH domain-containing protein 3 isoform X5 encodes MEPSPSPAPQAQPTKPVPKPRTVFGGLSGSTTTQRPGLSPALWRPEASKNPESSPRSSPVPTSSSEQPSALNTMEMMPNAIYFGLDLRGGAQPAQDMAPDSSQTAAPTPALRPTTGTVHIMDPGCLYYGVQPVGVSGAPDRREVRGVCQDRAEHRLSRQDLEAREDAGYASLELPGDSSLSLPTLDTETNDDLISPYASFSSTADRPTPLLSGWLDKLSPQGNYVFQRRFVQFNGRSLMYFGSDKDPFPKGVIPLTAIEMTRSSKDNKFQVITGQRVFVFRTESEAQRDTWCSTLQSCLKEQRLLGHPRPPQPPRPLRTGMLELRGHKAKVFAALSPGELALYKSEQAFSLGIGICFIELQGCSVRETKSRSFDLLTPHRCFRWGPDWQEAMLGARLLRETLGVQRTGASSVGYQCICTERSLVNGIKDVRRVRAGPGMACGGSCRGVGQMGGCPCPRTGCPPLSFTAESGGARQSWAAALQEAVTETLSDYEVAEKIWSNRANRHCADCGASRPDWAAVNLGVVICKQCAGQHRALGSGISKVQSLKLDTSVWSNEIVQFFIVLGNDRANRFWAGALPPGEGLHPDTTPGPRGEFISRKYRLGLFRKPHPQYPDHSQLLQALCAAVAGPSLLKNMTQLLCVEASEGEEPWSPSALNGSFPGLLPPDSSLGVYNEVVVPATYSSFLYCGPVSNKAGPPPPRRGRDAPPRLWCVLGAALEMFVSESSPEPLSLIQPQDVVCLGVSPPPTDPSDLDRFPFSFELILTGGRIQHFGTDGADSLEAWTSAVGKWFSPLSCHQLLGPGLLRLGRLWLRSPSHTALAPGLWLSGFGLLRGDHLFLCPASGPGPPAPEDLVHLRRLQEISVVSAADTPEKKEHLVLVETGRTLYLQAEGRLDFAAWNASIEGAAGGGGTGLQEQQMSRGDIPIIVDACISFVTQHGLRLEGVYRKGGARARSLRLLAEFRRDARSVKLRPGEHFVEDVTDTLKRFFRELDDPVTSARLLPRWREAAELPQKNQRLEKYKEVIGCLPRVNRRTLATLIGHLYRVQKCAALNQMCTRNLALLFAPSVFQTDGRGEHEVRVLQELIDGYISVFDIDPDQVAQIDLEVSLITTWKDVQLSQAGDLIMEVFIEQQLPDNCVTLKVSPTLTAEELTNQVLEIRGTAAGTDLWVTFEIREHGELERPLHPKERVLEQALQWCQLPEPCSASLLLRKVSLAQAGCLFTGLRRESPRVGLLRCREEPPRLLGNRFQERFFLLRGRCLLLLKEKKSSKPEREWPLEGAKVYLGIRKKFKPPTPWGFTLILEKMHLHLSCTDEDEMWDWTTSILKAQHDDQQPVVLRRRSSSDLAHQKFGTMPLLPIRGDDSGATLLSANQTLRRLHNRRTLSMFFPMKSSQESVEEQEELEEPVYEEPVYEEVGAFPELTEDTSTSFSTTREQTAKPETPLTNQRSFDQPLLTKAGPLGWEERPPEPPPGPPSKNLQARGSLEEQLLQELSNLILRKGETTVGLGSPSQPSSPQPLSPSSLPTQTPSFPTQAPCASSPPRSQPLT; translated from the exons ATGGAGCCATCACCCAGCCCAGCTCCCCAAGCCCAGCCCACCAAGCCTGTGCCTAAGCCCAGGACAGTATTTGGTGGGCTCAGTGGCTCCACCACCACCCAGAGGCCTGGATTGAGTCCAGCCCTCTGGAGACCAGAAGCATCCAAGAACCCAGAGTCCAGCCCCAGGTCCtctcctgtccccacctcctcctcggAGCAGCCTTCAGCCTTAAATACTATGGAGATGATGCCCAATGCCATCTACTTCGGTCTGGACTTAAGAGGCGGGGCACAGCCAGCTCAGGACAT GGCCCCAGACAGCTCCCAgactgctgcccccacccctgctctcagGCCCACAACGGGCACAG TGCACATCATGGACCCTGGTTGCCTGTACTACGGTGTCCAGCCTGTGGGGGTCTCAGGGGCCCCCGATAGAAGAGAAGTCAGAGGTGTCTGTCAGGACAGGGCTGAACACAG GCTCAGCAGGCAGGATCTGGAGGCACGGGAGGATGCTGGCTATGCCAGCCTTGAGCTGCCCGGGGATTCCAGCCTCTCGCTGCCCACTCTGGACACAGAGACCAATGATGACCTCATTTCACCCTATGCCAGCTTCTCCTCCACGGCCGACCGCCCAACACCCCTGCTCAGTGGCTGGCTAGACAAGCTCTCTCCTCAGGG aaaCTACGTCTTCCAGAGGCGCTTTGTACAGTTCAATGGGAGGAGTCTGATGTACTTTGGCAGTGATAAG GACCCCTTCCCCAAGGGTGTGATCCCTTTGACCGCCATCGAGATGACTCGCAGCAGCAAGGACAACAAGTTCCAGGTCATCACCGGCCAGAGGGTGTTCGTATTCCGCACAGAGAGCGAGG CTCAGCGGGACACGTGGTGCTCCACTCTGCAATCCTGCCTGAAGGAGCAGCGCCTCCTGGGCCATCCTCGGCCCCCGCAGCCGCCCCGACCCCTCCGCACAGGCATGCTGGAGCTGCGTGGGCATAAGGCCAAGGTGTTTGCTGCCTTGAGCCCTGGAGAGCTGGCACTGTACAAGAGTGAGCAG GCCTTCTCTCTGGGCATCGGGATCTGCTTCATTGAGCTGCAAGGCTGCAGTGTCCGGGAGACCAAGAGTCGCAGCTTCGACCTGCTCACGCCCCATCGCTGCTTCAGGTGGGGCCCAGACTGGCAGGAGGCAATGCTGGGGGCAAGACTTTTGAGGGAGACCCTAGGGGTGCAAAGGACTGGAGCCTCTTCTGTAGGTTATCAGTGCATATGCACTGAAAGGAGTCTGGTAAATGGGATCAAGGATGTCAGGAGGGTCCGGGCTGGCCCAGGTATGGCCTGTGGTGGCTCCTGCAGGGGTGTGGGGCAGATGGGGGGTTGTCCATGCCCACGGACTGGCTGTCCACCCCTCAGCTTCACAGCCGAGTCTGGGGGGGCTCGGCAGAGCTGGGCGGCCGCTCTGCAGGAAGCAGTAACCGAGACCCTGTCTGACTACGAGGTGGCTGAGAAGATCTGGTCCAATCGGGCAAACCGGCACTGTGCGGACTGTGGGGCCTCCCGCCCAGACTGGGCCGCTGTCAACCTGGGGGTGGTCATCTGCAAGCAGTGTGCAG GTCAACATCGGGCCCTGGGTTCTGGGATCTCCAAGGTGCAGAGCCTGAAGCTGGACACAAGTGTCTGGAGTAATGAGATAGTGCAG tttttcatCGTCCTGGGAAATGATCGTGCCAACCGCTTCTGGGCAGGGGCACTACCCCCAGGTGAGGGGCTGCATCCAGATACCACCCCTGGCCCTCGGGGAGAGTTCATCTCCCGGAAATACCGGCTAGGTCTCTTCCGGAAGCCCCACCCTCAGTATCCAGATCACAGCCAGCTTCTCCAG GCACTGTGTGCAGCTGTAGCTGGACCCAGTCTGCTGAAGAACATGACCCAGCTCCTGTGTGTGGAGGCCTCTGAGGGCGAGGAGCCCTGGTCCCCCTCAGCCCTCAATGGTAGCTTCCCTGGTCTCCTGCCCCCAG ACTCCTCCCTTGGTGTGTACAACGAGGTGGTGGTGCCTGCCACTTACAGCAGCTTTCTGTACTGTGGTCCCGTCAGCAACAAAGCTGGACCCCCACCCCCTCGCAGGGGCCGAGATG CTCCCCCCCGACTGTGGTGCGTGCTGGGTGCAGCTCTGGAAATGTTTGTGTCAGAAAGCAGCCCTGAACCTCTCAGCCTCATCCAGCCCCAGGATGTTGTATGTTTGGGTGTGAGCCCCCCACCCACTGACCCAAGTGACCTGGACAG GTTTCCCTTTTCCTTTGAGCTTATCCTCACTGGGGGAAGGATCCAGCACTTTGGCACAGATGGAGCTGACAGCCTGGAGGCCTGGACCAGTGCCGTGGGCAAG TGGTTCTCCCCACTGAGCTGTCACCAACTGTTGGGCCCTGGGCTGCTGCGGCTGGGTCGCCTGTGGCTGCGGTCCCCCTCCCATACTGCCCTAGCCCCTGGCCTCTGGCTGTCTGGGTTTGGACTTCTTCGTGGAGACCACCTCTTCCTGTGTCCAGCATCAGGCCCTGGTCCCCCAGCCCCTGAGGACTTGGTGCATCTGCGGCGGCTACAGGAGATCA GTGTTGTCTCAGCAGCTGACAccccagaaaagaaagaacatttggTTCTGGTGGAGACAGGAAG GACCCTCTATCTGCAGGCAGAGGGCCGGCTGGATTTCGCAGCGTGGAACGCGTCCATTGAAGGGGCAGCTGGCGGGGGAGGCACAGGGTTGCAGGAACAGCAGATGAGCCGAGGTGACATCCCCATCATCGTGGATGCCTGCATCAGTTTTGTCACTCAGCATG GGCTCCGGCTGGAGGGCGTGTACCGGAAAGGGGGTGCCCGTGCCCGCAGCCTGCGGCTCCTGGCTGAATTCCGGCGAGATGCCAGGTCAGTGAAGCTCCGACCAGGGGAGCACTTTGTGGAGGATGTCACCGACACGCTCAAACGCTTCTTCCGGGAGCTTGATGACCCCGTGACCTCTGCACGCTTACTGCCTCGCTGGAGGGAGGCTGCAG AGCTGCCCCAGAAGAATCAGCGCCTGGAGAAATACAAAGAAGTGATTGGCTGCCTGCCACGGGTCAACCGCCGCACATTGGCCACCCTCATTGGGCATCTCTATCG GGTACAGAAGTGTGCAGCTCTGAACCAGATGTGCACGCGGAACCTGGCCCTGCTCTTTGCACCCAGCGTGTTCCAGACGGACGGGCGCGGGGAGCACGAGGTGCGGGTGCTGCAGGAACTCATCGACGGCTACATCTCTGTCTTTGAT ATTGACCCTGATCAGGTAGCCCAGATCGACTTGGAGGTCAGTCTTATCACCACCTGGAAGGATGTGCAG CTGTCCCAGGCTGGAGACCTCATCATGGAGGTTTTCATTGAACAGCAGCTCCCAGATAACTGTGTCACCCTGAAG GTGTCCCCGACACTGACTGCCGAGGAGCTGACTAACCAGGTACTGGAGATTCGGGGGACAGCAGCTGGGACGGACTTGTGGGTGACATTTGAGATTCGAGAGCATGGGGAGCTTG AGCGGCCACTGCACCCCAAGGAAAGGGTCCTAGAGCAAGCCCTACAATGGTGCCAGCTCCCAGAGCCCTGCTCAGCCTCCTTACTCTTGAGAAAAGTCTCTCTGGCCCAGGCCGGCTGCCTCTTCACAG GCCTCCGGCGTGAGAGCCCGCGGGTGGGGCTGTTGCGGTGTAGGGAGGAGCCGCCCCGCTTGCTGGGAAACCGCTTCCAGGAGAGGTTCTTTCTGCTGCGTGGCCGCTGCCTGCTGCTGCTCAAGGAGAAGAAG AGCTCTAAACCAGAACGGGAGTGGCCTTTGGAAGGTGCCAAGGTCTACTTGGGAATCCGGAAGAAGTTCAAGCCTCCCACCCC GTGGGGCTTCACGCTGATCCTGGAGAAGATGCACCT CCACCTGTCCTGCACTGACGAGGATGAGATGTGGGACTGGACCACCAGCATCCTCAAGGCCCAG CACGATGACCAGCAGCCAGTGGTATTACGACGCCGTTCCTCCTCTGACCTTGCCCATCAGAAGTTTGGCACCATGCCTTTGCTGCCCATCCGTGGGGATGACAGTGGGGCCACCCTACTTTCTGCTAACCAGACCCTG AGGCGACTTCACAACCGGAGGACCCTGTCCATGTTCTTT CCAATGAAGTCATCCCAGGAGTCTGTGGAGGAGCAAGAGGAACTAGAGGAGCCTGTGTATGAGGAGCCAGTGTACGAGGAAGTGGGGGCCTTCCCCGAGTTGACTGAGGACACTTCCACCTCCTTTTCCACCACCAGGGAGCAGACAGCCAAGCCAGAGACCCCCCTCACCAACCAGAGGTCCTTTGATCAACCCCTTCTGACCAAGGCAGGCcccctgggctgggaggagagacCGCCTGAGCCCCCTCCAGGCCCCCCTTCAAAGAACCTCCAGGCACGTGGGTCTCTGGAGGAACAGCTGCTTCAGGAGCTCAGCAACCTCATTCTGAGGAAGGGAGAGACCACCGTAGGCCTGGGCAGCCCCTCTCAGCCCTCCAGCCCCCAACCTTTGAGCCCCAGCAGCCTTCCAACACAGACGCCCAGCTTCCCCACCCAAGCTCCCTGTGCTTCCAGTCCACCCCGCAGCCAGCCCCTCACATGA
- the ARAP3 gene encoding arf-GAP with Rho-GAP domain, ANK repeat and PH domain-containing protein 3 isoform X6, with protein sequence MAAPQDLDIAVWLATVHLEQYADAFRQHGLATAGAAQGLGPEELRQLGISATGHRKRILRLLQAGTAEVSLDPRLDSAMEPSPSPAPQAQPTKPVPKPRTVFGGLSGSTTTQRPGLSPALWRPEASKNPESSPRSSPVPTSSSEQPSALNTMEMMPNAIYFGLDLRGGAQPAQDMAPDSSQTAAPTPALRPTTGTVHIMDPGCLYYGVQPVGVSGAPDRREVRGVCQDRAEHRLSRQDLEAREDAGYASLELPGDSSLSLPTLDTETNDDLISPYASFSSTADRPTPLLSGWLDKLSPQGNYVFQRRFVQFNGRSLMYFGSDKDPFPKGVIPLTAIEMTRSSKDNKFQVITGQRVFVFRTESEAQRDTWCSTLQSCLKEQRLLGHPRPPQPPRPLRTGMLELRGHKAKVFAALSPGELALYKSEQAFSLGIGICFIELQGCSVRETKSRSFDLLTPHRCFRWGPDWQEAMLGARLLRETLGVQRTGASSVGYQCICTERSLVNGIKDVRRVRAGPGMACGGSCRGVGQMGGCPCPRTGCPPLSFTAESGGARQSWAAALQEAVTETLSDYEVAEKIWSNRANRHCADCGASRPDWAAVNLGVVICKQCAGQHRALGSGISKVQSLKLDTSVWSNEIVQFFIVLGNDRANRFWAGALPPGEGLHPDTTPGPRGEFISRKYRLGLFRKPHPQYPDHSQLLQALCAAVAGPSLLKNMTQLLCVEASEGEEPWSPSALNGSFPGLLPPDSSLGVYNEVVVPATYSSFLYCGPVSNKAGPPPPRRGRDAPPRLWCVLGAALEMFVSESSPEPLSLIQPQDVVCLGVSPPPTDPSDLDRFPFSFELILTGGRIQHFGTDGADSLEAWTSAVGKWFSPLSCHQLLGPGLLRLGRLWLRSPSHTALAPGLWLSGFGLLRGDHLFLCPASGPGPPAPEDLVHLRRLQEISVVSAADTPEKKEHLVLVETGRTLYLQAEGRLDFAAWNASIEGAAGGGGTGLQEQQMSRGDIPIIVDACISFVTQHGLRLEGVYRKGGARARSLRLLAEFRRDARSVKLRPGEHFVEDVTDTLKRFFRELDDPVTSARLLPRWREAAELPQKNQRLEKYKEVIGCLPRVNRRTLATLIGHLYRVQKCAALNQMCTRNLALLFAPSVFQTDGRGEHEVRVLQELIDGYISVFDIDPDQVAQIDLEVSLITTWKDVQLSQAGDLIMEVFIEQQLPDNCVTLKVSPTLTAEELTNQVLEIRGTAAGTDLWVTFEIREHGELERPLHPKERVLEQALQWCQLPEPCSASLLLRKVSLAQAGCLFTGLRRESPRVGLLRCREEPPRLLGNRFQERFFLLRGRCLLLLKEKKSSKPEREWPLEGAKVYLGIRKKFKPPTPWGFTLILEKMHLCDPLLS encoded by the exons ATGGCTGCCCCTCAGGACCTGGACATCGCTGTGTGGCTGGCCACGGTGCACCTGGAGCAGTATGCAGACGCGTTCCGGCAGCATGGCCTGGCTACAGCGGGtgcagcccagggcctgggcccCGAGGAGCTGAGGCAGTTGGGCATCAGCGCCACAGGGCACCGGAAACGCATTCTGCGCCTGCTGCAGGCTGGCACTGCAGAGGTCTCCCTGGATCCCCGATTGGATAGTGCCATGGAGCCATCACCCAGCCCAGCTCCCCAAGCCCAGCCCACCAAGCCTGTGCCTAAGCCCAGGACAGTATTTGGTGGGCTCAGTGGCTCCACCACCACCCAGAGGCCTGGATTGAGTCCAGCCCTCTGGAGACCAGAAGCATCCAAGAACCCAGAGTCCAGCCCCAGGTCCtctcctgtccccacctcctcctcggAGCAGCCTTCAGCCTTAAATACTATGGAGATGATGCCCAATGCCATCTACTTCGGTCTGGACTTAAGAGGCGGGGCACAGCCAGCTCAGGACAT GGCCCCAGACAGCTCCCAgactgctgcccccacccctgctctcagGCCCACAACGGGCACAG TGCACATCATGGACCCTGGTTGCCTGTACTACGGTGTCCAGCCTGTGGGGGTCTCAGGGGCCCCCGATAGAAGAGAAGTCAGAGGTGTCTGTCAGGACAGGGCTGAACACAG GCTCAGCAGGCAGGATCTGGAGGCACGGGAGGATGCTGGCTATGCCAGCCTTGAGCTGCCCGGGGATTCCAGCCTCTCGCTGCCCACTCTGGACACAGAGACCAATGATGACCTCATTTCACCCTATGCCAGCTTCTCCTCCACGGCCGACCGCCCAACACCCCTGCTCAGTGGCTGGCTAGACAAGCTCTCTCCTCAGGG aaaCTACGTCTTCCAGAGGCGCTTTGTACAGTTCAATGGGAGGAGTCTGATGTACTTTGGCAGTGATAAG GACCCCTTCCCCAAGGGTGTGATCCCTTTGACCGCCATCGAGATGACTCGCAGCAGCAAGGACAACAAGTTCCAGGTCATCACCGGCCAGAGGGTGTTCGTATTCCGCACAGAGAGCGAGG CTCAGCGGGACACGTGGTGCTCCACTCTGCAATCCTGCCTGAAGGAGCAGCGCCTCCTGGGCCATCCTCGGCCCCCGCAGCCGCCCCGACCCCTCCGCACAGGCATGCTGGAGCTGCGTGGGCATAAGGCCAAGGTGTTTGCTGCCTTGAGCCCTGGAGAGCTGGCACTGTACAAGAGTGAGCAG GCCTTCTCTCTGGGCATCGGGATCTGCTTCATTGAGCTGCAAGGCTGCAGTGTCCGGGAGACCAAGAGTCGCAGCTTCGACCTGCTCACGCCCCATCGCTGCTTCAGGTGGGGCCCAGACTGGCAGGAGGCAATGCTGGGGGCAAGACTTTTGAGGGAGACCCTAGGGGTGCAAAGGACTGGAGCCTCTTCTGTAGGTTATCAGTGCATATGCACTGAAAGGAGTCTGGTAAATGGGATCAAGGATGTCAGGAGGGTCCGGGCTGGCCCAGGTATGGCCTGTGGTGGCTCCTGCAGGGGTGTGGGGCAGATGGGGGGTTGTCCATGCCCACGGACTGGCTGTCCACCCCTCAGCTTCACAGCCGAGTCTGGGGGGGCTCGGCAGAGCTGGGCGGCCGCTCTGCAGGAAGCAGTAACCGAGACCCTGTCTGACTACGAGGTGGCTGAGAAGATCTGGTCCAATCGGGCAAACCGGCACTGTGCGGACTGTGGGGCCTCCCGCCCAGACTGGGCCGCTGTCAACCTGGGGGTGGTCATCTGCAAGCAGTGTGCAG GTCAACATCGGGCCCTGGGTTCTGGGATCTCCAAGGTGCAGAGCCTGAAGCTGGACACAAGTGTCTGGAGTAATGAGATAGTGCAG tttttcatCGTCCTGGGAAATGATCGTGCCAACCGCTTCTGGGCAGGGGCACTACCCCCAGGTGAGGGGCTGCATCCAGATACCACCCCTGGCCCTCGGGGAGAGTTCATCTCCCGGAAATACCGGCTAGGTCTCTTCCGGAAGCCCCACCCTCAGTATCCAGATCACAGCCAGCTTCTCCAG GCACTGTGTGCAGCTGTAGCTGGACCCAGTCTGCTGAAGAACATGACCCAGCTCCTGTGTGTGGAGGCCTCTGAGGGCGAGGAGCCCTGGTCCCCCTCAGCCCTCAATGGTAGCTTCCCTGGTCTCCTGCCCCCAG ACTCCTCCCTTGGTGTGTACAACGAGGTGGTGGTGCCTGCCACTTACAGCAGCTTTCTGTACTGTGGTCCCGTCAGCAACAAAGCTGGACCCCCACCCCCTCGCAGGGGCCGAGATG CTCCCCCCCGACTGTGGTGCGTGCTGGGTGCAGCTCTGGAAATGTTTGTGTCAGAAAGCAGCCCTGAACCTCTCAGCCTCATCCAGCCCCAGGATGTTGTATGTTTGGGTGTGAGCCCCCCACCCACTGACCCAAGTGACCTGGACAG GTTTCCCTTTTCCTTTGAGCTTATCCTCACTGGGGGAAGGATCCAGCACTTTGGCACAGATGGAGCTGACAGCCTGGAGGCCTGGACCAGTGCCGTGGGCAAG TGGTTCTCCCCACTGAGCTGTCACCAACTGTTGGGCCCTGGGCTGCTGCGGCTGGGTCGCCTGTGGCTGCGGTCCCCCTCCCATACTGCCCTAGCCCCTGGCCTCTGGCTGTCTGGGTTTGGACTTCTTCGTGGAGACCACCTCTTCCTGTGTCCAGCATCAGGCCCTGGTCCCCCAGCCCCTGAGGACTTGGTGCATCTGCGGCGGCTACAGGAGATCA GTGTTGTCTCAGCAGCTGACAccccagaaaagaaagaacatttggTTCTGGTGGAGACAGGAAG GACCCTCTATCTGCAGGCAGAGGGCCGGCTGGATTTCGCAGCGTGGAACGCGTCCATTGAAGGGGCAGCTGGCGGGGGAGGCACAGGGTTGCAGGAACAGCAGATGAGCCGAGGTGACATCCCCATCATCGTGGATGCCTGCATCAGTTTTGTCACTCAGCATG GGCTCCGGCTGGAGGGCGTGTACCGGAAAGGGGGTGCCCGTGCCCGCAGCCTGCGGCTCCTGGCTGAATTCCGGCGAGATGCCAGGTCAGTGAAGCTCCGACCAGGGGAGCACTTTGTGGAGGATGTCACCGACACGCTCAAACGCTTCTTCCGGGAGCTTGATGACCCCGTGACCTCTGCACGCTTACTGCCTCGCTGGAGGGAGGCTGCAG AGCTGCCCCAGAAGAATCAGCGCCTGGAGAAATACAAAGAAGTGATTGGCTGCCTGCCACGGGTCAACCGCCGCACATTGGCCACCCTCATTGGGCATCTCTATCG GGTACAGAAGTGTGCAGCTCTGAACCAGATGTGCACGCGGAACCTGGCCCTGCTCTTTGCACCCAGCGTGTTCCAGACGGACGGGCGCGGGGAGCACGAGGTGCGGGTGCTGCAGGAACTCATCGACGGCTACATCTCTGTCTTTGAT ATTGACCCTGATCAGGTAGCCCAGATCGACTTGGAGGTCAGTCTTATCACCACCTGGAAGGATGTGCAG CTGTCCCAGGCTGGAGACCTCATCATGGAGGTTTTCATTGAACAGCAGCTCCCAGATAACTGTGTCACCCTGAAG GTGTCCCCGACACTGACTGCCGAGGAGCTGACTAACCAGGTACTGGAGATTCGGGGGACAGCAGCTGGGACGGACTTGTGGGTGACATTTGAGATTCGAGAGCATGGGGAGCTTG AGCGGCCACTGCACCCCAAGGAAAGGGTCCTAGAGCAAGCCCTACAATGGTGCCAGCTCCCAGAGCCCTGCTCAGCCTCCTTACTCTTGAGAAAAGTCTCTCTGGCCCAGGCCGGCTGCCTCTTCACAG GCCTCCGGCGTGAGAGCCCGCGGGTGGGGCTGTTGCGGTGTAGGGAGGAGCCGCCCCGCTTGCTGGGAAACCGCTTCCAGGAGAGGTTCTTTCTGCTGCGTGGCCGCTGCCTGCTGCTGCTCAAGGAGAAGAAG AGCTCTAAACCAGAACGGGAGTGGCCTTTGGAAGGTGCCAAGGTCTACTTGGGAATCCGGAAGAAGTTCAAGCCTCCCACCCC GTGGGGCTTCACGCTGATCCTGGAGAAGATGCACCT TTGTGACCCCCTCCTCTCCTGA